The following are encoded together in the Hoplias malabaricus isolate fHopMal1 chromosome 3, fHopMal1.hap1, whole genome shotgun sequence genome:
- the tmem198ab gene encoding transmembrane protein 198-B codes for MTSTLQTLAFKLAPPTRYVGSEPLDPCANEPGHRYEVVPSVVCSMCCLFGIIYCFFGYRCFKAVLFLTGLMFGSIIIFLLCYKERVLDTQLSVEASVGIGLGIGTLCGLVTMLVRSVGLFMVGLLLGLLVGVGTLVGMEELSSQPPRSVWVPLGVLLGLGMLFAVLTLQWQRCFTTLSTAVFGAAVIVVAADNFIEHFALVRYVYERVKAAPAQPQCWITWAMLGAWPALSLLGVLMQWRVTAEGYSHTKVMISRQQRRVQLMRIRQKEERRESSRKKRRKQQSQHSHHTHAAKAMHPEPPYRRKPNPVRRYDGDVLSPSYIQSFRDRQVDGRFPGARLSGTHTAVDIDYDCGSTVPLTAGAGPNLRV; via the exons ATGACGTCCACACTGCAGACACTTGCCTTtaagctggctcctcctacgaGATATGTTGGGTCAGAGCCATTGGATCCTTGTGCTAATGAGCCAGGGCATCGCTATGAGGTGGTGCCCTCAGTTGTCTGCTCCATGTGCTGTTTGTTTGGCATCATCTACTGCTTCTTCG GTTACCGCTGCTTCAAGGCCGTGCTCTTCTTGACCGGCCTGATGTTCGGctccatcatcatcttcttgcTGTGCTACAAGGAGCGAGTGCTGGACACGCAGCTGAGCGTGGAGGCCAGCGTGGGCATTGGGCTGGGCATCGGGACACTGTGCGGGCTGGTGACAATGCTGGTGCGCAGCGTGGGGCTGTTCATGGTTGGCCTGCTGCTGGGCCTGCTTGTGGGCGTGGGCACATTGGTGGGCATGGAGGAGCTGTCGTCGCAGCCGCCTCGCTCCGTGTGGGTACCGCTGGGTGTGCTGCTGGGGCTGGGCATGCTCTTTGCTGTGCTCACACTGCAGTGGCAGCGCTGCTTcaccacactgtccactgctGTCTTCGGGGCGGCTGTCATCGTAGTGGCCGCAGACAACTTCATAGAGCACTTCGCTCTGGTGCGATACGTTTACGAGCGGGTGAAGGCCGCCCCAGCACAGCCACAGTGCTGGATTACCTGGGCCATGCTGGGGGCCTGGCCAGCTCTTTCCCTGCTGGGTGTACTGATGCAGTGGAGGGTGACCGCTGAGGGCTACTCCCACACTAAAG tgATGATAAGCCGGCAGCAGCGGAGAGTTCAGCTGATGCGGATCCGGCAGAAGGAGGAGAGGCGAGAGAGCAGCAGGAAGAAAAGAAGGAAGCAGCAGTCTCAGCACTCGCACCACACACACGCAGCCAAAGCCATGCACCCGGAGCCACCCTACCGCAGAAAACCCAACCCGGTTCGCCGATACGATGGAGACGTCCTCTCTCCA AGCTACATTCAGAGTTTCCGTGACAGGCAGGTGGACGGCAGGTTCCCTGGGGCCAGACTTTCCggaacacacacagcagtggacATAGACTATGATTGCGGCTCTACTGTACCCCTCACAGCTGGGGCAGGACCCAACCTCCGGGTgtga